Part of the Pyrobaculum calidifontis JCM 11548 genome, GGAGGCCGACGTGGAGAACTTGGCTGAGGCAATCAAAGCGCTACACGAGGCTCCCCACTGCGGCGCTTTCGAAATCGGCGTAGGCAAAGCCAGCGCGGAGCATATAGATCCGCTGGGGCTTGAGATTGGGCCAGCCGGAGTCTCAGCCATAGCAGTGACGTGCGATGGGAGGAGGGGGCTCCTCATAGTGTTCGATGGGAATAACTTAGACAGGAAACTTTACGACGAGTTAGTGAAGAGGTACGGGTCAAGGTACGACGTGGTTGAAATAGCCACTACAGATACTCACAGGTCTACCGGTGTCGGATTTGGCAAGGGGTACCGCGTGGTGGGCGAGAGGCTAAGCCACCAGCGAATTTTGGAGGTGGTGGACAGGGCTGTTAAAGCGGCAGAAGCCTCTCTAGGCCCGCATAGAGTATCATACCGGAGGCTAGAGGTGGAGGCGGAGGTCTTGGGGGAGCTGGGGTTTCAGAGAATTCAGAGGGCGGTCAGAGTATACAAGAGGGTCGGCGCGTTAATCGTGTCTGTGATATTTGTTTTGCCTCTGGTCGTAATTTCGCTGTTGGCATAAGGCTTATATACAGACACGAGGGGGTTAATCATGTCTCATGAAGTCCCAACGTCGGACGTGGTGTTGGAATACCTAGAGTCGATGATGGAGCGGCTGGATCAGTGGGTGAAAGAGCAGGAGAGACAGGTGAAAGAGCTGGAGTCCCACGGCGAGGCTATGAAGGCCGCCGACCGCCTCGCCTTGCTCTATTCGGCGCAGGCAATGTTGAACTACATAGCCAGGGTGTTGAAGGACTTTGAATCATGGCTCAGCAATCCCGTTGTCACCTCGGTAATGCCCGAGGACATGTTGAGGAGGCTGGAGGCCATGCTGAGAGAAGTCGCAATCAAGTTTATCCAGGTGGACATAGCCCACACCTCTGAGTACCGCGACCTACTGTCAAAGTTCGCAAAAGAGGGAAAAGTCCCCTCAATCCTAATGCTGTATGTACAACAGAGGCCCCAGCCGCCAACTAGGAGGAGAGGCGGCGAAGAGGGAGGAACCCCGAGGTTCTTCTAAGCCTTCAACTCCCTATTTAACTCTCAGAAGATATTCCTCTAGGCCGGTGTTTTCTCCGCTTTGGGAATGTGCGCCTCTGAGAGGTGGCGCCGAGGCTTCACTGCGGAGGACGTCTTGCCGCCGCCCTAGGTGATGTGGTCGGGCTTGTAGATGTCTATTCTGACTTTGTAAACTCCTGGAGCGTAGTCTCGTACGATTCTCCTGTTTATTACTATGCAGTTTGGACACACGTCGCGGACTATTGCCTCAGCTTCTGCAAACGGCGCCTCTTCTCGGCCAGTGTGGTAGAAGTGTACGACGCCTCCGCCGTCTAGACACTCTAGGGCTAGGGGGAGGTACCTATACGCGCCTAGGGGGAGCGTTAGGAGAACTCTGTCAAATTTCCCCCTGAGAAGCGGCGCAACTGTCGCAACGTCGCCGTGGATGCCCACCGCGTTTTTCACCTTGTTTATTCTAAAGTTCTCCACCATGTACTTGAACCCCCAGGGGTTGAGCTCCACTGCCACAATTAGCCTGGGCTTTGCCAATTTGGCTATTGCAATGGCGTACGGCGCCACTCCGGCAAATAGGTAGAGCACTCTCTCGCCCTCTTTCACCATCTTCGCCACGTCTAGTCTATCTGTCTGATCTCTAGAGGAGAAGTAGACCTTGGTGGGGTCCACCTTTATGTAGTACCCGTGTTCCTTGTGTAAAACCTCCGTAGGACCCTCAACCAGTACTTCAAACTCGTAGAGCCTATATTCGCCTCTCCTCCCACCCAGCTTTCTCAAAACTGCGCGTACGTGTTTATTCATCTGTGTAATCGCCTTGGCTATTACGTGTTTGTACTCCTCTAGCTCTGGGGGGATCTCTACCACCGCCACGGCGCCGCTCCGGGAGCCTATTATCTCAAATGAGGTAGGCACCTTGTCGAGTAGCTCCGGGGGAATTGCCCCAGCGACTCTTTCCTTAAGCGACATGCGTCACACATGTGGGGTGAGATGTATCAGTCCCTGACCCACTCGTCACATTGTCAGAAGGGTAAGTTGTCTTCATTAAATATATAAACACTCACAGGGGTTTAAAACGTGTCTACTAGGAAAAAGAAGGCGGATGCCGAGGTGGCACAGGCGGCTACTGTCGCGGCTAGCCCAGATATCGACGTGGAGGAGCTCGAGGGCATTGGACGTGTCACTGGGGCCAAGCTGAAGGAGAAGGGGTACTACACTGTGAGAGACGTGGCCTACGCCTCTGTGAAGGAGTTGGCGGAGATCGTCGGTAGTGAGGAGAGAGCTCAGCAAATTGTGGAAGCGGCGAGGAAAATGCTTGGGCTTCACTCGTTTATCTCGGCTTTGGAGGTGTACGAGAGGAGGAAGAAAATTAGGCGTATTTCCACCGGCGTGAGAGCACTTGACGAGCTACTCGGCGGCGGCATTGAGACTAGGGCCGTTACTGAGGTGGTGGGCGAGTTTGGCTCGGGGAAGACTCAGCTGTGCCACCAGCTGGCCGTCATGGTTCAACTGCCAGAGGACAGGGGCGGGCTGGGGGCCAAGGCTATATACATTGACACAGAGAACACCTTCCGGCCAGAGCGCATTATGCAGATAGCCAAGGCCAG contains:
- a CDS encoding DUF2153 family protein — encoded protein: MSHEVPTSDVVLEYLESMMERLDQWVKEQERQVKELESHGEAMKAADRLALLYSAQAMLNYIARVLKDFESWLSNPVVTSVMPEDMLRRLEAMLREVAIKFIQVDIAHTSEYRDLLSKFAKEGKVPSILMLYVQQRPQPPTRRRGGEEGGTPRFF
- a CDS encoding class I SAM-dependent methyltransferase, coding for MSLKERVAGAIPPELLDKVPTSFEIIGSRSGAVAVVEIPPELEEYKHVIAKAITQMNKHVRAVLRKLGGRRGEYRLYEFEVLVEGPTEVLHKEHGYYIKVDPTKVYFSSRDQTDRLDVAKMVKEGERVLYLFAGVAPYAIAIAKLAKPRLIVAVELNPWGFKYMVENFRINKVKNAVGIHGDVATVAPLLRGKFDRVLLTLPLGAYRYLPLALECLDGGGVVHFYHTGREEAPFAEAEAIVRDVCPNCIVINRRIVRDYAPGVYKVRIDIYKPDHIT
- the radA gene encoding DNA repair and recombination protein RadA translates to MSTRKKKADAEVAQAATVAASPDIDVEELEGIGRVTGAKLKEKGYYTVRDVAYASVKELAEIVGSEERAQQIVEAARKMLGLHSFISALEVYERRKKIRRISTGVRALDELLGGGIETRAVTEVVGEFGSGKTQLCHQLAVMVQLPEDRGGLGAKAIYIDTENTFRPERIMQIAKARGLDPDQALNNIFYARAYSADHQMVLVEQAKSLIRQHNVALLVVDSVIAHFRAEFPGRENLAERQQKLNKHIADLLRLADAYDVAVVVTNQVMAQPDVFFGNPLRPAGGNILAHGATYRLWLRKSKENIRIAKIFDSPYHPEGEVSFRITEEGLVD